CCCAACAATGGAAGGCGACACTACTGCTTTTTATTTAACTAAACGTTTAAAACCTTTTGGAGTCAAAATAACAACAATCGCCCGAGGTATTCCTATTGGAGGCGATCTGGAGTATGCCGACGAAATTACGCTAGGGCGAAGTATCGTTAGCCGTATTGCTTACGAATAAAATCTGTTGCATTTTTCAGTATTCTTATCTTATACAAAACTTAATTAATCATTCTAAACACATGAACCGTAAAAATTTTTTGAAAACAACACTCGCGTCTGCTTTGGCATTGACAAGCATTAAATCGTGGGGTTTTTCTTTTGGAAGCAATTATAATAAAAAATTCCCAGTGATGTCGTTGGAACAAACCCTGGCCGAGTCAGCTCCTTTTACTTTAGCAGCTTTGCCCTATGCTCCTGAGAGTTTAGAACCAAACATAGATAAACTTACTATGGAAATTCACCACGGCCGTCATCATAAAGCGTATGTTGATAACCTCAACAAAGCTATTGTGGGTACTCCATTAGAAAAGCTTTCGCTTTGGGATTTGTTGAAAGATGCAGGCAAGCAAGTGCTAGCAGTACGTAATAATGCAGGTGGACATTGGAATCATACTTTTTTCTGGAATATCCTTTCGCCAATGGGTGGAGGTACGCCTAAAGGGGCATTGGCCGAAGAAATCACAAAAACATTTGGCTCATTTGATAAATTTAAGGAAGAGTTTGCAAAGGCTGCTACTGGTCGTTTTGGTTCGGGATGGGCTTGGTTGATTGTTCAAGATAAAAAATTGGCAATTACTTCAACTCCTAATCAAGATAATCCTTTGATGGATGTTGCCGAGAAAAAAGGACAACCTATTTTGGGTATCGATGTTTGGGAGCATGCCTATTACCTAAAATACCAAAACAAGCGTGCCGATTATATTGCTGCTTATTGGAATGTAGTAAATTGGGACGCTGTTAGCAAAAATTTTGAAAATGCTTTAAAATAGTTTTTGTTTAATACCAACATACTTCGACCTTTGTAGTCCCATTTCGGGAAAGGCGATTTGGGGTATATATCAACAACAAGTTAAAGTATTACTATCATGAATTCAGAAACACTTCTCGACAAAATCCCTTCGCTTGATTTAGCAGATTTTACATCGGGTGATACCGAGCGTAAAGCTAAATTTGTACAAGATTTAGGAACGGCATTTAATAATATAGGCTTTGTTGCAGTCAAAAATCATGGACTTACCGACGATTTGACGCATAAGTTATACGATGTTGTTCAAAAGTTCTTTTATTCAAGCGATGAATTAAAACAACAATATGCCATTGAGGGTATTGCTGGGCAGCGTGGGTATATTGGCAAAGGAAAAGAAACGGCAAAAGGTTTTAAAGTAGCAGACTTAAAAGAGTTTTATCATATTGGTCAGCCAAAAGTAGATGATGGCGACCCTATATGGGCTCAGTATCCAGATAATGTTTTTCCAAAAGAACAACCCGAATTTGAGGAGGCTACTTTAGTGGCTTACAAAACTTTGGAAAATGCTGGCAAAAAATTACTTCAAGCGATTGCTTTGTATTTGGAGCTTCCAGAAGATTTCTTCGAGGAAAAAGTAAAGCATGGTAATTCTATTTTAAGAGCTATTCACTATTTTCCGATTCCCAATCCTGAGGAGGTTCCAGATGGGGCGGTACGTGCAGCAGCACACGGTGATATTAATTTGATTACCCTTTTGATGGGGGCTTCGGCCGAAGGGTTAGAAGTGCTGCGTAGAGATGGCGAGTGGATTCCTATTACTTCATTACCCGAATATGTGGTTGTAAATGTTGGCGATATGCTCGACCGTTTGACCAACCATAAGCTCAAATCTACGATTCACAGAGTTGTTAATCCACCACGAGAAAAATTGGGGACATCTCGTTTTTCTATTCCGTTTTTTATGCACCCTCGTGCCGAAATGGACTTAACTTGTTTGCCTACTTGCGTGTCTCAGGACAAC
The DNA window shown above is from Flectobacillus major DSM 103 and carries:
- a CDS encoding superoxide dismutase yields the protein MNRKNFLKTTLASALALTSIKSWGFSFGSNYNKKFPVMSLEQTLAESAPFTLAALPYAPESLEPNIDKLTMEIHHGRHHKAYVDNLNKAIVGTPLEKLSLWDLLKDAGKQVLAVRNNAGGHWNHTFFWNILSPMGGGTPKGALAEEITKTFGSFDKFKEEFAKAATGRFGSGWAWLIVQDKKLAITSTPNQDNPLMDVAEKKGQPILGIDVWEHAYYLKYQNKRADYIAAYWNVVNWDAVSKNFENALK
- a CDS encoding isopenicillin N synthase family dioxygenase, encoding MNSETLLDKIPSLDLADFTSGDTERKAKFVQDLGTAFNNIGFVAVKNHGLTDDLTHKLYDVVQKFFYSSDELKQQYAIEGIAGQRGYIGKGKETAKGFKVADLKEFYHIGQPKVDDGDPIWAQYPDNVFPKEQPEFEEATLVAYKTLENAGKKLLQAIALYLELPEDFFEEKVKHGNSILRAIHYFPIPNPEEVPDGAVRAAAHGDINLITLLMGASAEGLEVLRRDGEWIPITSLPEYVVVNVGDMLDRLTNHKLKSTIHRVVNPPREKLGTSRFSIPFFMHPRAEMDLTCLPTCVSQDNPKLYVDMTAGEFLNERLIELGLKK